In Methanomassiliicoccus sp., a single window of DNA contains:
- a CDS encoding carboxypeptidase regulatory-like domain-containing protein, whose translation MDDYGNAIATWVNDNIEGMHIFASIYNRTTDSWGAETRLSVPFTSVAWPQVTMSHLGDAEVTWSQYDTYWTVYSVSYQHATDTWEATTAVSDGSAHAESPHNAMNAAGDAVTIWRQKSGSDYLVYASVFNHTRGTWGTPSQISGTGFYWGTYVAMDPRGNVVAVWYNTDGDSRVHTCVYNYTADAWSPATVLPAGSSTYGQYPQVAMNSSGDAVVVWGNGSPSVVDAATYNHITGTWGEVTTISSDDYVYYPQVAVNDGGAVMVVWEQRNASSGSHGIYATMHGFFSVLPSIDITYPGNPGEWSNKTSMNITWTADAIGGLDYCWIALDGGSWNNVTRTYYEFSGLSEGHHNVTIRVYDPSGDYSEVNRTFNVETSNPELSISSPAPDSSIPVPFVGVAWSASSASGIDNYWVKVDDGSWTDVGSDTFYSISSPTNGAHTVYVKAEDHAGNWNTTSVSFTVGSAPASKGTINGTLVDGNGNAIAGATVTISNGGSASTDSNGYFSFANVTSGSYTLTVTKDGYVTITRTIVVTAGQTTALGSISGESSSSAAVIAHSPSGDDVPRDAVISVEFSGAMNESSVTVSINDIACSVSWSGNVITCTSSSNLEFGKAYTVTVAGKDLIGNSVEYSWAFTTLKDEGMITGKLTCANGDPIVGATVTLSNGMTTTTDSNGYFSFANVTSGSYTLTVTKDGYEKMTQTVTASAGQTTSLGSLRAAETIASGSGDASLVPLMGGALIIVIVLAGFLILVYRRNKKEDEK comes from the coding sequence ATGGACGATTATGGAAACGCCATAGCAACATGGGTCAATGACAATATTGAGGGTATGCACATCTTTGCTAGTATCTACAATCGCACCACTGATTCGTGGGGCGCCGAGACACGCTTGTCTGTTCCGTTCACGAGTGTGGCCTGGCCCCAGGTGACCATGAGTCATCTTGGAGATGCAGAGGTGACCTGGTCCCAGTACGATACCTATTGGACCGTCTACTCTGTATCTTATCAGCATGCCACCGATACATGGGAAGCGACAACGGCGGTCTCAGACGGGTCGGCCCATGCAGAGAGCCCACATAATGCCATGAACGCTGCGGGGGATGCGGTGACGATATGGCGTCAGAAGAGCGGTTCGGACTACTTGGTATATGCCTCAGTGTTCAATCACACGAGAGGTACCTGGGGAACCCCAAGTCAAATTTCAGGAACGGGATTCTATTGGGGCACCTATGTTGCCATGGATCCGCGTGGTAACGTGGTAGCGGTTTGGTACAACACTGATGGCGACAGTCGGGTCCATACCTGTGTTTATAATTACACTGCCGATGCTTGGAGCCCGGCCACGGTATTGCCGGCGGGATCATCCACCTATGGGCAATATCCTCAGGTCGCTATGAACTCAAGCGGCGATGCGGTAGTTGTGTGGGGAAACGGTTCGCCCAGTGTCGTGGATGCTGCTACGTACAACCATATCACCGGAACCTGGGGTGAAGTTACGACCATCTCATCGGACGACTATGTCTATTATCCTCAAGTGGCCGTGAACGATGGGGGGGCGGTTATGGTCGTCTGGGAGCAAAGGAACGCAAGCAGCGGGAGCCATGGCATCTACGCCACAATGCACGGCTTCTTTTCAGTCCTGCCTTCGATAGACATAACCTATCCCGGCAACCCTGGTGAATGGTCTAATAAAACCTCGATGAACATCACTTGGACGGCTGACGCGATTGGTGGACTCGACTATTGCTGGATAGCTCTGGATGGTGGGTCATGGAACAATGTCACCAGAACATATTATGAGTTCTCCGGGCTTAGTGAAGGCCATCATAACGTGACCATCCGGGTTTACGACCCTTCGGGAGACTATAGTGAGGTCAACAGGACCTTCAATGTCGAGACTTCGAATCCCGAGCTTAGTATATCCTCGCCGGCTCCTGATTCTTCAATCCCAGTACCTTTCGTCGGGGTGGCATGGTCCGCCTCCTCCGCTTCAGGTATAGATAATTACTGGGTCAAGGTCGATGACGGGTCGTGGACAGACGTCGGCAGCGACACGTTCTATAGCATATCCTCACCCACGAACGGTGCGCACACCGTTTATGTTAAGGCCGAAGACCATGCTGGCAACTGGAACACGACCTCCGTCAGCTTCACTGTCGGTTCCGCACCGGCAAGCAAAGGGACGATTAACGGCACGCTCGTTGACGGCAACGGCAATGCCATTGCTGGTGCGACTGTGACGATTTCCAATGGGGGAAGCGCTTCGACCGATTCGAACGGTTACTTCTCCTTTGCCAACGTCACCTCGGGGTCGTATACGCTGACAGTGACCAAGGACGGTTATGTGACGATCACTCGGACGATAGTAGTCACTGCTGGACAAACGACCGCCTTGGGATCGATCAGCGGGGAGAGCAGTTCCTCAGCAGCGGTCATCGCTCATTCCCCATCTGGTGATGATGTACCTCGAGACGCGGTGATAAGCGTCGAGTTTTCCGGAGCCATGAACGAGAGTTCGGTAACCGTTAGCATCAACGATATTGCATGCTCGGTGTCCTGGTCCGGTAACGTCATCACTTGCACCTCGTCCTCGAACCTTGAGTTCGGAAAGGCATATACGGTGACAGTCGCTGGCAAGGACCTCATCGGTAACTCGGTTGAATACTCATGGGCATTCACCACCCTCAAGGATGAGGGCATGATTACCGGGAAGCTAACCTGCGCGAACGGAGATCCCATAGTCGGTGCCACGGTCACTCTGAGTAACGGTATGACGACCACCACCGATTCGAACGGTTACTTCTCCTTTGCCAACGTCACCTCGGGGTCGTATACGCTGACAGTGACCAAGGATGGGTATGAAAAGATGACCCAGACTGTTACAGCCTCGGCCGGTCAGACGACCTCTTTGGGATCCTTAAGGGCTGCGGAAACTATAGCATCTGGCTCTGGCGACGCGAGCTTAGTGCCATTGATGGGTGGGGCTTTGATTATCGTCATTGTGCTCGCAGGTTTCCTCATCCTGGTCTATCGGCGTAACAAGAAGGAGGATGAGAAGTGA
- a CDS encoding BTAD domain-containing putative transcriptional regulator produces the protein MKSAARTQNNPNFIKMYHGNLEINIPRRLFKDGTAEIIPAEEEAFRKTVNSRYPWLSQFALDDVVKEAKDAMSDHIERSKTVHQRAREQLARGRVKTALGILEEHLIDEPEDADAWYAVAEVLSKLDRKEDAFRAMNHARELSKTVKKAP, from the coding sequence GTGAAGAGCGCGGCACGCACGCAGAACAATCCCAACTTCATCAAGATGTACCACGGGAACCTCGAGATCAACATCCCCCGCCGGTTATTCAAGGATGGCACCGCCGAGATCATCCCGGCGGAAGAGGAGGCGTTCCGCAAGACCGTGAACTCAAGGTACCCTTGGCTCAGTCAGTTTGCCCTCGACGACGTGGTAAAGGAAGCGAAGGACGCCATGTCCGACCACATCGAGCGCTCCAAGACCGTGCACCAGAGGGCAAGGGAGCAGCTGGCCCGCGGACGGGTGAAGACAGCCCTTGGCATACTGGAGGAGCATCTCATCGACGAGCCGGAGGACGCCGACGCCTGGTATGCGGTCGCGGAGGTGCTCTCCAAGCTTGATCGGAAGGAGGATGCCTTTCGAGCAATGAACCATGCGCGCGAGCTGTCGAAGACAGTCAAAAAAGCGCCTTGA
- a CDS encoding LytS/YhcK type 5TM receptor domain-containing protein: MPGMMTGRGLKEALLGSSVFLGPSLILALQMSGKGFTNSFQVGGSTGLSLLWIAILTLIFKFSIVDGLARLTLARGDSIFSSLPSLPGPRNWGVWAVIIVYVVEVMAYASIAVLAGSILGELMPGDQPALVMATSVVLVALVMLLWRSIGFLEKVVYVIVGGVALLMLYSFIGAIATGPQLTPIISYSDPSVSEGITLLLGSGSGLSLLLYSVWVSEKIKKVPAGMSKEGALTALRTGMIMAFVITGVLSMAIMVVAAVTGATSVTDLINVDIVSLPLFVPIFILSVGSLMFGIVFVGMDGRAKAIGRMLRQMGLTKMEKGPLYRMLVIGFTVILLLTILCGEPIDLLLFISSLSSVMFALVGFSLIYLNTKLKPPYRAGRPWIVLTATGSSVFLAIALIEEQTMLEFGVPMLMRLAVVALVLYLLARFGALDRMMKNIHDVKGTLFMIAVFGAISVFGTMGGVDYEGAVINFRDLGPIIAGVLGGPLVGTLVGMIGGLYRYEMGGWTSMACFVATVSAGLVSGLLSRHWKGRISYLKMGFLGMTVEGMHLFLYFPMLTLDHPFNEVFDVLRHVTVPMIVTNLVGLMLFTYILERWGPWGKEDKNGIRGTTEGAIEERAVES, from the coding sequence ATGCCAGGGATGATGACGGGCCGGGGACTGAAGGAGGCGCTATTAGGATCCTCGGTGTTCCTGGGGCCATCGCTCATTTTGGCGCTCCAGATGAGCGGGAAAGGGTTCACCAACTCCTTCCAGGTCGGGGGGTCAACCGGTTTGTCCCTCCTGTGGATTGCCATCCTTACGCTGATCTTCAAGTTCTCCATCGTAGATGGGCTAGCTCGGCTTACCCTAGCCCGCGGCGACAGCATCTTCTCCAGCCTTCCCTCCCTTCCCGGCCCACGGAACTGGGGGGTATGGGCGGTCATCATTGTATACGTCGTCGAGGTCATGGCATACGCCAGCATTGCGGTTTTGGCCGGTTCGATCCTCGGTGAGCTCATGCCCGGCGATCAACCGGCCCTCGTCATGGCGACCTCGGTCGTCCTGGTCGCGCTAGTCATGCTACTATGGCGATCCATCGGGTTCCTGGAAAAGGTGGTATATGTGATAGTGGGTGGGGTGGCCCTCCTGATGCTCTACAGTTTCATCGGGGCGATCGCCACCGGGCCACAGCTCACCCCGATCATCTCTTATTCCGATCCCAGCGTCTCCGAGGGCATAACCCTCCTTCTAGGTAGCGGCTCGGGCCTCTCATTACTGCTCTACTCTGTCTGGGTCAGCGAGAAGATCAAGAAGGTACCGGCGGGCATGAGCAAGGAGGGCGCCCTCACCGCCCTCAGGACCGGAATGATCATGGCATTCGTCATCACCGGGGTGTTGTCGATGGCCATCATGGTTGTGGCGGCTGTGACTGGCGCTACTAGCGTGACCGATCTGATCAATGTAGACATCGTGTCCTTGCCCCTCTTCGTTCCCATCTTCATCCTGTCCGTAGGCAGCCTGATGTTCGGCATTGTATTCGTGGGGATGGACGGCCGGGCCAAGGCCATCGGCCGTATGCTGAGGCAGATGGGCCTGACCAAGATGGAGAAGGGACCGCTCTATCGGATGCTGGTCATAGGTTTTACAGTCATATTATTGTTAACCATTCTGTGCGGGGAGCCGATTGACCTGCTGCTCTTCATCTCCTCCCTGTCCTCGGTTATGTTCGCATTGGTGGGTTTCTCGCTCATCTATCTTAACACCAAGCTCAAGCCCCCATACCGTGCTGGGCGGCCATGGATCGTCCTGACCGCCACAGGTAGCTCGGTATTCCTAGCCATCGCTTTGATCGAGGAGCAGACCATGCTGGAGTTCGGCGTCCCCATGCTGATGCGCCTGGCAGTCGTGGCGCTTGTCCTATACTTGCTAGCCCGTTTCGGCGCCCTTGACCGGATGATGAAGAACATCCATGACGTCAAGGGCACTCTGTTCATGATCGCAGTCTTCGGGGCCATCTCCGTCTTCGGTACGATGGGCGGAGTCGATTACGAGGGAGCGGTAATTAACTTCAGGGACCTCGGCCCCATCATAGCTGGGGTCCTCGGCGGCCCGCTCGTGGGCACGCTCGTGGGAATGATAGGAGGTCTATACCGCTACGAGATGGGGGGCTGGACCTCGATGGCCTGCTTCGTTGCCACGGTCTCCGCAGGCCTGGTGTCTGGATTGCTTTCCCGCCATTGGAAGGGACGCATCTCCTACCTCAAGATGGGGTTCCTGGGAATGACCGTGGAGGGAATGCATCTTTTCCTGTACTTTCCGATGCTGACGCTGGACCACCCCTTCAACGAAGTATTCGACGTGCTTAGGCACGTCACCGTGCCCATGATCGTGACCAACCTTGTAGGCCTTATGTTATTCACCTACATCCTCGAACGCTGGGGTCCGTGGGGGAAGGAAGATAAGAACGGCATCCGGGGTACGACCGAAGGGGCCATTGAGGAGCGAGCGGTCGAAAGTTGA
- the cysK gene encoding cysteine synthase A: MVLYNNILEAIGHTPLVRLNRVVPEGSSEIYAKVESFNPMHSIKDRVALSMMEDAERRGVLAHGMYVVEPTSGNTGIGLAMVCAAKGYRLVITMPESMSVERRNLLKALGAELLLTPAAEGMAGAIRRAEGIVASDPKAYMPQQFENPANPLAHYSTTAREILADLPDLNALVATVGTGGTIAGVGKLLKETTPGIKVIGVEPSASPVLSGGSPGPHGIQGIGAGFIPRVYDADLVDRVMGVADMDAAICSRELAIKEGIFCGLSSGAAMSAALKVARELGPGRKVVAILPDTGERYLTTELMLKVAAMK, encoded by the coding sequence ATGGTGCTGTATAACAACATCCTGGAGGCCATCGGGCACACCCCCCTGGTCCGCCTGAACAGGGTCGTCCCGGAGGGCAGCTCCGAGATATATGCTAAGGTCGAGTCGTTCAATCCCATGCATTCCATCAAGGACCGGGTGGCGCTCTCTATGATGGAGGACGCTGAGAGACGAGGGGTTCTAGCTCACGGCATGTACGTAGTAGAGCCGACCTCCGGCAACACCGGTATCGGTCTGGCCATGGTCTGTGCGGCCAAGGGATACCGCCTGGTCATCACCATGCCGGAGAGCATGTCCGTGGAGCGGAGGAACCTGCTGAAGGCGCTTGGCGCTGAGTTGCTCCTCACCCCGGCCGCTGAGGGGATGGCGGGAGCGATCAGGAGGGCGGAAGGCATCGTTGCCTCCGACCCGAAAGCGTACATGCCCCAGCAGTTCGAGAATCCCGCTAACCCGCTCGCCCACTACTCAACCACGGCGCGTGAGATCCTCGCCGACCTTCCCGATCTCAATGCCCTGGTGGCGACGGTCGGTACTGGGGGCACAATAGCCGGGGTTGGTAAGTTGCTCAAGGAGACAACCCCCGGCATCAAGGTCATCGGAGTGGAGCCCTCCGCCTCCCCCGTGCTCTCCGGGGGAAGTCCGGGGCCGCATGGAATACAAGGGATCGGCGCGGGCTTCATACCCCGAGTCTATGATGCCGATCTCGTCGATCGCGTCATGGGGGTTGCCGATATGGATGCCGCGATCTGTTCTAGGGAGCTGGCCATCAAGGAAGGTATCTTCTGCGGCCTGTCGTCCGGCGCGGCCATGAGCGCCGCGCTTAAGGTAGCCAGGGAACTGGGGCCGGGCAGGAAGGTCGTGGCGATACTGCCCGACACTGGAGAAAGATACCTGACCACGGAACTGATGCTCAAGGTGGCCGCGATGAAGTAG
- a CDS encoding ComEC/Rec2 family competence protein, which produces MDWQRERMGSSRRNKDRRMVAAVIIVLVIIVVIAVLVSSSRIPPGGSSKMGSTSHSGDSGSVPSDNSASASPSDAGSTTNATVYFIDVGQGDAELIKTAEGRNVLIDAGPSSAGPTLVAFLRSHNATILDAFVLTHPDADHIGGAKDVLDACTVLAVYQSGYASSTKTFTSLQAAVVAEGCPSYDDAQLNPGDRLDLNASVTFEVMSINAHADSSNDASVVLKMTDGSVDILFEGDASSSVESKMDVDFGTTMDVEVLKVGHHGSASSTSAAFLAQTTPAVAIIEVGTGNTYGHPTNQTLDRLGKAGAEIYRTDLQGTIALTTDGATWAINCER; this is translated from the coding sequence ATGGACTGGCAGAGGGAGAGGATGGGGTCGTCAAGAAGGAACAAGGATAGGAGAATGGTCGCCGCCGTGATCATCGTCCTGGTCATCATCGTAGTCATCGCCGTGCTGGTATCTTCATCGAGGATTCCACCCGGAGGCTCCAGCAAGATGGGGAGCACAAGTCACTCGGGAGATAGCGGAAGCGTACCGTCCGACAACTCAGCATCAGCCTCGCCCTCGGACGCCGGAAGCACGACCAATGCCACGGTCTACTTCATCGACGTCGGCCAGGGGGATGCCGAACTTATCAAGACAGCGGAGGGCAGGAACGTGCTCATCGATGCTGGTCCGTCCTCCGCCGGCCCCACGCTGGTCGCATTCCTGAGGTCGCATAACGCCACCATTCTCGACGCATTCGTGCTGACCCATCCCGATGCCGATCACATAGGGGGAGCGAAGGATGTCCTTGACGCATGCACCGTGCTCGCCGTCTACCAATCTGGATACGCATCTAGCACCAAGACCTTCACCTCGCTCCAGGCTGCGGTGGTCGCCGAGGGCTGCCCTTCTTACGACGATGCTCAGCTGAACCCCGGGGATCGCCTGGACCTCAATGCCAGCGTTACCTTCGAGGTGATGTCCATCAACGCCCATGCCGACAGCTCCAACGATGCATCAGTGGTCCTCAAGATGACCGATGGGTCGGTCGACATCCTGTTCGAGGGCGATGCCTCCTCTTCGGTCGAGAGCAAGATGGATGTCGATTTCGGGACGACCATGGACGTCGAGGTGTTGAAGGTGGGGCACCATGGAAGCGCGTCCTCCACCAGCGCCGCGTTCTTGGCGCAGACCACGCCGGCGGTCGCGATAATCGAGGTCGGGACAGGGAATACCTACGGTCACCCTACCAATCAGACCCTGGACCGCCTGGGCAAGGCCGGAGCGGAGATCTATCGCACCGACCTCCAGGGAACGATTGCCCTCACCACCGATGGGGCGACGTGGGCGATTAACTGCGAACGGTGA
- a CDS encoding PAS domain S-box protein, producing MSSEIRGDNGTTHELTDEEERNEICYRLFFENSGNALFLAKPDGRVLAANPAAQSMFQMSEEEIKAVGRDSLVLKDSKLERAIRERTERGKVTAELTCRRKDGETFPCEATSTMFVDADGTLSNMVSIRDITEHKLAEQALKNALEMARRRTEEIETLLDVAPVGIWVAHDPDGKVITGNQAASGLYGRHDDDRGSGVMPSTSQAAPRNYDTDGVEIKPEGLPMQIAMSMIAEVRGSEITTILPSGRKIITICNAKPLFDEYGNVRGGITSVIDITGRKRMEESLMEERSRLQTILDTLQVGVSVADAHGNIVLRNQLMYEYLGSNARSSDFSDLALFRVYYPGSSIRLNAEEMPVSRALRGDVINDEELEIVRANGARVIVLASARSIKNKEGGLIGALGVFTDITRLKKLGENLKRSNDELQQFAYIASHDLQEPLRMVTSYLGLLKKKYGHDLPPQAEEYMDMAVDGSRRMKGLIDDLLEYSRVDTRTYELRNIDMDELARSVAQDLHVAINESGVELAIEQLPTIRADEIQMKQLLTNLISNAIKFHDGRPPRIIVSAIAYENEYVFSVKDNGIGIDPKYQDKLFKMFSRLHTREEYPGTGIGLAISKKIVERHGGRIWFESEPGKGATFFFTIPT from the coding sequence ATGAGCTCGGAGATAAGGGGAGACAACGGGACGACCCATGAGCTGACAGATGAAGAGGAGAGGAATGAGATCTGCTATCGCTTATTCTTCGAGAACAGCGGTAACGCCCTATTCCTTGCCAAACCAGATGGCCGGGTGCTTGCAGCCAACCCTGCAGCACAAAGTATGTTCCAAATGAGCGAGGAGGAGATCAAGGCGGTTGGCAGGGATAGCTTGGTGTTAAAGGACAGCAAGCTCGAGAGGGCCATTCGTGAACGGACAGAAAGAGGCAAGGTCACCGCCGAGCTCACCTGCCGTCGAAAAGATGGTGAGACATTCCCCTGCGAGGCAACATCCACGATGTTCGTCGACGCTGATGGTACATTGAGCAACATGGTCTCGATACGGGACATCACCGAGCACAAGCTGGCAGAACAAGCGTTAAAGAATGCCCTAGAGATGGCGCGCAGGAGGACCGAGGAGATCGAGACGCTTCTGGACGTCGCACCTGTGGGCATCTGGGTAGCACATGATCCGGACGGTAAGGTCATAACCGGCAACCAGGCAGCAAGCGGATTGTATGGGAGACATGATGACGATCGAGGTTCGGGCGTAATGCCATCGACTAGTCAAGCTGCGCCTCGAAATTACGATACTGATGGGGTTGAGATCAAGCCAGAAGGCCTCCCAATGCAAATAGCGATGTCCATGATCGCCGAGGTCCGCGGTTCAGAGATCACGACTATCCTTCCTAGTGGCAGGAAGATCATCACGATCTGCAATGCCAAGCCGCTCTTCGATGAATATGGAAATGTCAGAGGGGGCATCACGTCAGTCATAGACATCACTGGCCGCAAGAGGATGGAAGAATCGTTGATGGAGGAGCGCTCCCGCCTTCAAACGATCCTCGACACTCTGCAGGTCGGTGTATCCGTGGCGGACGCCCACGGAAACATTGTCCTGAGGAACCAGCTGATGTATGAGTATCTTGGAAGCAATGCTCGTTCGAGTGACTTCTCTGACCTCGCCCTTTTCCGCGTGTACTATCCTGGTTCGAGCATAAGGCTCAATGCAGAGGAGATGCCGGTGTCGAGGGCCCTTCGCGGGGATGTTATCAATGACGAAGAGCTGGAGATCGTGAGAGCCAATGGGGCACGGGTTATCGTGCTGGCCTCGGCCAGATCCATAAAAAATAAGGAAGGCGGCCTCATTGGAGCCTTGGGTGTCTTCACCGACATCACCAGGCTAAAGAAGCTCGGAGAGAATCTGAAACGCTCTAACGACGAGTTACAACAGTTCGCTTACATCGCCTCTCATGATCTTCAAGAGCCCCTCAGGATGGTAACCTCTTACCTAGGTCTGTTAAAGAAGAAGTACGGTCACGATCTTCCGCCGCAGGCCGAGGAATATATGGACATGGCAGTTGATGGCTCACGTAGGATGAAAGGTCTCATCGACGACCTATTGGAGTACTCGCGTGTCGATACGCGAACATATGAACTCAGAAATATCGATATGGATGAATTGGCCAGATCAGTAGCGCAGGACTTGCACGTGGCCATCAACGAGAGCGGGGTAGAATTGGCCATCGAACAGTTGCCGACCATCAGGGCTGATGAAATACAAATGAAGCAGTTACTGACTAACCTGATCTCGAATGCTATCAAGTTCCACGATGGCAGGCCCCCGAGGATCATCGTTTCAGCCATCGCCTACGAGAACGAGTACGTCTTCTCTGTGAAGGACAACGGCATAGGCATCGATCCCAAGTACCAGGACAAGCTGTTCAAGATGTTCTCCCGGCTGCACACCAGAGAGGAGTATCCTGGGACGGGCATCGGCCTGGCGATCAGCAAGAAGATCGTCGAACGACACGGCGGCAGAATATGGTTCGAGAGCGAACCGGGCAAGGGGGCGACGTTCTTCTTCACAATACCGACATAA
- a CDS encoding type I restriction enzyme HsdR N-terminal domain-containing protein: MSVTKDYIDKAQLKRYQAIMLDAKEQNINEADTVLRLVKMFEDVFGYDAFKEISREAQLRDKYVDLMIKIDGVPRLLIEVKAPTVALRDRQIEQAQSYASRNNYNWVLLTNGVEWNLYHLTFSEGIEYERAFHLDLSTDDINKCEATLVVLHRKSLSKGGLDDFWACQVALSPASISKALFHEDVLNAIRRNVKRETGRSMDIEDLADSIKRMFSQETRELIGPVKIRSTPKAIKKPAAALGSPPCSQGVPADTPEIALDPEEATDPPAPSG; the protein is encoded by the coding sequence ATGAGTGTCACCAAGGACTATATTGACAAAGCACAGCTGAAGAGATATCAGGCAATAATGCTGGATGCTAAGGAGCAGAACATCAACGAAGCGGACACCGTCCTGCGACTGGTCAAGATGTTCGAGGATGTCTTCGGCTACGATGCGTTCAAGGAGATCAGCAGGGAGGCGCAACTCCGCGACAAGTATGTGGATTTAATGATCAAGATCGACGGCGTGCCAAGGCTGTTGATCGAGGTCAAGGCGCCGACCGTGGCACTCCGCGACCGGCAGATCGAACAGGCCCAGAGCTATGCTTCCAGGAACAACTATAATTGGGTGCTGCTGACCAATGGAGTAGAATGGAACCTTTATCACTTGACGTTCAGTGAGGGCATCGAGTACGAGCGGGCGTTCCATCTCGATCTGTCCACCGATGACATCAATAAATGCGAGGCGACGTTGGTGGTCCTGCACCGCAAGTCACTCAGCAAGGGCGGCCTCGATGACTTTTGGGCCTGTCAGGTCGCGCTGAGTCCAGCTTCGATCTCCAAGGCGTTGTTCCACGAGGACGTGCTCAACGCCATCCGGAGGAATGTGAAGCGGGAGACAGGGCGATCTATGGATATCGAGGACCTGGCAGATTCGATCAAGCGTATGTTCTCTCAAGAGACGCGTGAGCTCATCGGGCCGGTGAAGATACGGTCGACTCCGAAGGCCATCAAAAAGCCTGCAGCGGCGCTGGGATCTCCACCCTGCTCGCAGGGAGTCCCCGCTGACACGCCTGAGATAGCACTTGATCCTGAGGAGGCGACAGACCCACCAGCCCCGAGTGGCTAA
- the map gene encoding type II methionyl aminopeptidase: MDQDALENILKAGAVTREARQLGADMIAEGVSLLSVAEETEAYIRKKGAKPAFPVNISINQIAAHYTPASNDTSTFRRGDVVKLDVGAHVNGYMGDTAVTVEVGTRNWSSLIEAPSKALSMVIEMIGEGVPISALGGTIERGIRSNGFVPIRNLAGHEIKQHNLHSGLSISNYDDGNTAKVRKDMLLAIEPFATNGAGEVDNTKPGNIYIFLRDREIKDSGASRLFSMIKDEFGSLAFCERWCTAFDPKASAHLRTLVRHGAIYAYPILTEVKGGMVSQTEHTILVNGSKAQVTT; the protein is encoded by the coding sequence ATGGATCAGGACGCTTTGGAAAATATTTTGAAAGCAGGGGCCGTGACGCGGGAGGCACGTCAGCTTGGAGCAGACATGATCGCCGAGGGCGTAAGCCTCCTCAGTGTTGCAGAGGAGACGGAGGCATACATCCGCAAGAAGGGAGCGAAACCCGCGTTTCCTGTGAATATAAGCATCAATCAGATCGCTGCTCACTATACTCCGGCCTCGAATGATACATCTACCTTCCGTCGAGGAGATGTTGTGAAGCTGGATGTAGGGGCGCATGTGAATGGCTACATGGGCGACACCGCAGTAACGGTCGAGGTAGGCACGAGGAACTGGAGCAGCTTGATCGAAGCACCATCTAAAGCGCTGTCGATGGTGATCGAGATGATCGGCGAAGGAGTACCCATTAGTGCACTCGGGGGCACGATCGAGAGGGGCATACGAAGCAATGGATTTGTGCCGATACGCAACCTTGCGGGTCATGAGATCAAACAGCACAATCTTCACTCGGGCCTGTCTATCTCCAATTATGATGATGGTAACACTGCGAAGGTACGCAAAGATATGCTACTGGCAATCGAGCCATTCGCCACCAATGGTGCAGGGGAGGTCGATAATACCAAACCTGGAAACATTTACATATTTTTAAGGGACCGTGAGATCAAAGACTCTGGTGCAAGCCGCCTCTTCAGCATGATCAAAGATGAATTCGGAAGTCTGGCTTTCTGCGAGAGGTGGTGCACGGCCTTCGATCCCAAAGCATCCGCTCACTTGAGGACCCTTGTTAGGCATGGAGCCATCTATGCATATCCGATCCTAACGGAAGTGAAGGGTGGAATGGTCTCCCAGACTGAGCATACCATACTAGTAAACGGCTCCAAGGCACAAGTGACGACTTAG